GTGATCGTGATTTAGTTTCTCCTTAATTTGGGGTGTGCATTATATTATTGCAGCACCTCCCACTCTGCACCTCTGTTTCTGCAAAACAAGAACAAATGTTGAAATGATTCCCCTTCTCATTTCGGAATGCTGTCAGGAAACAAGAAATCTGAAATAGCTTGTTGGGAGGAGCACGGCTAACTGTGAAACTACGTTCAGACATTGCTTCTGTTTTCTCACAAtcaaaaaattatatttctaccatCGAAAAAGAAAGATTCGCTACGGTACCATAACTTAAGTATGCTTCAGAAAATACCACACTCAACCAAAACGACTTCGCAAGAATACCCtggctcctcttcttcctccttcatgCGCCGAAGATGCTCGACGGCAACGATCGGTGGACGGCAACAACTGCACGTCATGGGCACcagcaattaaaaaaaatagcaaaatcaTCCAAGATTAATCTCCTTTGTCATCGTCCCAATTAGCAGTGATGAATGCAAATTACATGGCATGAATCAACGGAAATTGATTCCGGCGAAAGAGGAATCAATCTCAGGAGGGATGACAGAAAAAAATCGATCCAGCCGGATGATACAATCATACGAATCAAATTGTCAGCAACAAATAGAGGAGTTCCATGTAGCAAACTTTCCCTCTGGTTGCCTTCTGTCTGCCCCCAAGAGGAACTGCCGCCTACGCTTGCCGCTCGTTTTGTTGCCTAGTACAGgaatcgccaccgccgccacctgatGCTCGCATTCGCGAATCCAATCTTTTGCgatggtagatatgcaattAGATCACTCCATAACTTTGATAAATCTTCTATAATAGCCAACTAAACCAGAAAGCCTCTCAACTGAGTGACATTAGTGAGTTCTGGTCAAAGTTATACAGCTTCGATTAATAGCTAATAATGTAGCCCCGGTATTCTACTTGCTGTTGACTGAACACACATTTACTTgattatgcaaaaaaaaaaaccctagttAGACCTTAAAATGTCCAAAATGCATGTATCACATGTTCTTCTATGGTCTTAGAATGTCATCAAAAGATACTAGCATATCTTTTCTCAAGATAGGAGCCAACACCTTATTCATGAGAACATGAGATGTTGCTGGGGCTTTGTGAGACCAAAAGGCATTACTATGGAGTTTATCTAGCAGGTCTTTTTATAATAAGAATGAGTATTTGTTCTTAGCATTTAATTGCCTATAATGAATGCATAGTCTCCTATTCCTATCTTTTTCTTTACCAAGATAGTATCAGATGAATATCGACTCCTATCTTTTTCTTCACCTGATTTGCTCTTTTGGAGATGCTCTTTAGTAAGAACCCAGAGTCACACCAATCTGGCTTAGTCAAAGCAGTACTACTAGTACACAATACACACAATTACGCAAGGACTTAAACTGGCGCTACATCTATGGAAGTAACGACCAGGCGATGATGATCGACAGCTTACAAAACCCAAGCATGAAGTAACTTTGGCTCCTTGATGTCTTTCTAGCACAGAAGATTTCTTCCTTAACAACAGCCGTGTCATCGCCACCGTGATCTGTAGCCTCCATCCGGAGAATCAGCTTCCCTGTCCCTTCAACAGAAACAACACGTCGCCGGAGCACGACGAACCCATCATCATCGACCACCaccttaggccctgtttagttcccaaacaaagAATTTTCACCCAgttacatcgaatatttggacatatacatggagtattaaatatagaaaaaaaataattacacagattgcgtgtaaattgcgagacgaatcttttaagcctaattgcgccatgatttgacaatgtggtgctacagtaaacatttgctaatgacggattaattaggcttaataaattcgtctcgcagtttccaggcgaaatctgtaatttgtttttgttattagtctacgttaaataattcaaatgtgtgtccgtatatccgatgtgacacgcaaaAAATTTCAGTTCGCGAACTAAAGAGGCCCTTACCATCCTGAAAGTCAAGAAGCAACACATCCTCATCAATCCCAGCAGTTCGAGCAGTAAAACGAGCCCTGAAATCAGGCGATCCTTCAACGACTCCAACCGTGATGGTGGCCTCCACTGCACTCTGCAGATGTGCAAACACAAACTCCATCGTGCTGTCCTCTGTTGATTCCAGCTGTCTATGAGGAAAGCCAGGTTTAATCCTATGACCAGTGTGGTTGTGAACAAAAGCATGCTCGCTTAAAACCTTGTCTTCAGATGGGGGTCCTCTGCTGCCCTTCACTTTCAAGTCAACCTCAACAACTACAGGGTTCACTATTACAATAGCTCGACTAGGACGTGTAAGTCTCAAACATGAATCCTGCACGCATGGGCGACAGAAAGAGGGGCAATCAGATCAACATGTTTCATAATCTTTGATAGGCTGTGTCACCTGCAAAGATACTGCGCATGACTTCAATCCAACGGTTTGTAAGAAACATGTCACCATGCAGCAAGATGGGTAGTAAAAACTGTAGTTGTTAATGTGGACTGAAGTAATGATTGCATCTCTTTCCAAAAAAGAATAACTCATGGCTGTAACTCATTGCTGCTAAGTGCTAGGTTAAGGATGAGATCATCCCCAAAATTTCATAACAGGAACAGTAAGAAAGCTTTGGAAAACATGGGTTCCCTCTATTTAGCTTTTGGTAGCAGTAAATTGGTTAACTACCAATGATAATGCACCCACTTGATTCATGACTGACGacaaataaaactaaaacaaaatgAAATGGACCAGAAATAATGAAGGGCTACACAATGCACATACCTGTGGTGAGGCAAGGGTCTGGCAGTGCTCTCTATCACAACGAAACAAGAAGTTCCTCTTGTTATCTTGTGAGTCACGCGTAGCAACGATACCATAGACGTGGAGTGGCCATTGGAGACCTCCCATGATCTCGATCACCTTCACTGAGAAGAATTGCATCATGCTAATTGGCAGATAATATGGTGGCACTGGCCTATCCGTGTTCCTCATTGGAGAAGCATCCGCTGGACACACAAATTCATCGAGTGATTATTGGACTGGAGCAGAAATTGACAACCAAATGACAAATGTGAGTAAGAAAATATACATATGAgttaacttcttttttttttttacaatctgCTTCCTTCCAATGGCTCCTGGTTCCCAAAATTCACTCTGTTCTTATAACTGTCCATGGCCACCCTTCAAGCCTTCAAACCCAAGACCCAGGAAAGAAATGCAAATTGCAAAATATGACTGCCCCAACTAGGTTTGTGTGGTTGGGCATCCCAATACATTGAAAAGTGTTCATCTATAAGATTAATATATGTGCGTGCAGTGCATCTACAACATACAAGATTGCTAAGTCCGTTCATTATTTCTGTCAAATGATTGTGTCAAAAATCACAAATGAGAGGGCGGTGCACAATGAAGATAGAAGAAATTAGATTGATTTTGAATCAGGCTAGCGAATCCAAAGAGCCAAAGAGagaatatatacatacatacatatatatatatacacatatatatacatacatatatatatatatatatatatatatcagagaAATCCACTTACTCTCGTCCTCGAAGGCACCGAATTTGCCGTACATCGTTTCCCAATTCTGCCGCGAGCATATGAGCCCATTAGGTAGCGGTGTgcagtcctcctcctcctcatcgtagCCGCCGGCGAGCGCTTCCTCCTTGGCAGTCTCCACCACCGTACTCGTGTGGCCGTGGCTAGCCCCGTCACCAGACTGGCCGGactccatcaccgccgccgccgccggaaaaGTAGGGTTTGCCGGTTGGGAAGGGGAGTGAGGTGTCCGAGGATCTGCTTCTTCACCTTCTCCTATATCaattatttcctccgtttcaaaaatagagaaaattcaatgcatactttttccttattagaaaaaaaattcaatgtaTACTTAATACCGTCATTTAGGCTGGTTCGGTTTGGAGGGAATTGAAAAGGATTGGAAGGAATTAAGAGGGAATAATTTCACACCATAATAGGTGTTGAATAAATCTCCTTTAGTCCCTCCCTCATGGGGATTAACCGATCAAGAACTTACTAAGTGCAGCATTGCTCGGtctatgggacccacatgtcagtgagtagTGCAGTACTGCAGAAGACCTCCACTCAGTCTTTTTGGTACTAAACATCTACACGGCACAAACCCGcgttaatttcttccttttcgGTCCATGAGTTAGTGCCGTTAGCTTTTAGTTTGTGAGATTTGGGAAGCGAGGCGAGGCGAAGCCTCCCCATTTCCTTCCCCAATCACCGCCAACCACAGCCCACCGCCTTTAAGCTCATCACACCCCGACTCGCCCCGCCGGCCTCCTGCGATAGCGAGAAGAGCAAAGAAATAGAACTCGAGAGAAATAGAGAGATGAGAGACTTGACATGTGAGTCTAGGGGTATTTCCGAACTTTCACACGGTTTCTCTCTACTATTCAATCATAAATGAATATTAGGATAGGTGTAGTGTTCATGAGCTGATTTACAAAGTGCATTTCCCTTGTGCAGTGTTCTATAGAAAAACCGCAAAGTCATGATACTACCTCATTTTTTAAATGTAtgatgtcgttgacttttttcataatgtttaatcatttgtttaatttaaaaattgaatacaaatatataaaagtataagttaagattatagtttatttgataacaacaaaataaataatatttatatatttttaataagacgaatggtcgaATGTTACGCAAGAAGTCAGCGGCGCCATACATCTTGAAATGGAGGGAGATATGGGATTAAAAATGAAAGTTAAAGCCATGTTTTTTTTGGTAGAcaaagttttggtttttattttttcctaattttCACCGGTTTTCTAAAGGAATGGTTTTGTTAGGTGGGTGGGGCGTATGATCGTTTTCCTCCACTAATTTTGTTTGCATACATGTAGGCGTACAATGTGCGGTGAGGACTCCCATTGCTTGTggttagtgtccaaacatccgatatgacaagGACTAAAGTtcagtccctggatccaaacaccccctaatccCAAGGGACAGAGGCCGCTTCCCATCCAAGGTTGGGTTGGGTTGCGTAGCTTGGGGTTGCCTACTAATCCCCCCGTccaaaaaaacttaacctaatACGTGGATGAGACATAATCTACAACAAATCTAGACagaggttaagtttttttttttttgacagaaggAGTATCCGAGTAAGTTATGGCCGCCTGTTGCAGCTTGGGTTGCCTAGTTTGCGGGCTCCTCGGTGCAGCTCTTTTCCTGGGTTGCTTGGAACCAGAGGGGTTGCCACTTGGCCGTCTACTCGATCGGCGGGTCGCTTACGCGAACCTGCTGACCGACGAGCTCGAGTACTCGGATTTGAAAGCAGAAACATCAGGCAATGAACATTTCAATGCTCAAGTACTCTCTATCTTGCTCGCACTCGCACATCTGCAAGGTGTTCTAATCCTAATTGTGTAGTGATTCGATTGCAAGCAAATTTACCCATTTCCTCCTATCCACGTGTTAATTAACATTGCATTTTGGATTTTACTGATCAAACTCATATGAACTACAGCATTGGAACTCACAGGTCCTAGCCGTGCAATTCTTCTATTGGATAACCCCTTATTTGAGATTGACCTCAAAGTGAAGGGTCAAGGATCACCATCTGAAGACAAGGCTTTAAGCTACTATGTGTTTCCATCGGAATGTCATCGCCATCGATTCTCCATCTGCACAGGTTTTCAAGAAACGAAAAACGATGATGAGCCAACACTCTGGCATGGATATTCAGTAAGTACATGTAGACTGTACTCTGAAACAAGAGcaagcggcgggcgagcgcgcggtcggcggagcggagcggcggcgtgcggctggAGCAAGCGGGCGAGCAcgtggcggacggcggcgggtgAGCGTGTGGCCGGCGGAGTGGAGTGGGCAGTGGCCGGGCCATctgccgccagccgccggcTGCGGTTCAGCGTCGAGAAGAttggagaggaaaagagaagagaagatagaaaagaaaagggaaaaaacgaGAAGAAATAAGATATGtggatctctttttttttttcatcacactTACATGTGGACTTTTTTTTCTCGACTAGAATGCCACGTCAGTCAAGCCACCTATATATACTGCTATAGGACCTTGATTGTACGGTTTGTATGAGTTTAGAGGTATACATTTCTCGTTTTATGGTTAAGTAAACTCAAAAAATCctaatttgtaaaatttgtaaaaaaaattaaattttgttgAGGGACCTccaatgaacttattccttaataaattttgtaaaaatcttgaaataagtctatttttcctccctcaaCTCTTGCTCTTGGTTGAATCACATCCCTCAACctcaaaaccgggtataacatGTCCCCCAACTTTAAAAACTGGTACAAATTAACTCCTTTAGTGGTTTTTGAACCGGcttttgctgatgtggcaagTTGATTTGATCTAAgtgtgctgacgtggcacctagtCATTAAAGGAGTTGAAAATAGAAAAcggtcccacatgtaagtgataaTGGTAGAAATAAAAAACAGTAGGCCCTACCTGTCAACCATCTTaaccttctcttcttccttatcTCTTTCTCTGGTAGGTCTGGGGTGGACAGCCACGTGCTTGGGCGCTGCAAACGGTACCACGGCCGAGGGGGATCACGGTGGCCGGCCGACGACTCCTCTTCGCGTGCGCGGCTAGCTGGGAAATCATCTCCCTGCGCGGCGCCAGTTGGCGAGCTCCTTCCCCGCCGCGTGGCCGGCCGACGACACCTCTCCCCGGGCGTGACCGGCAATCGAGCTGCTCCCCCCACGCATGGTTGGCCAACAACTATCTCCCCGTGCACGGCTGGCCAGCGAGCTCCTCTCCCGCGCGTGGCCGGCCGGGACCTCCTCCTCAGCACACGGCCGGTCGGCGAGctcccccccctccccacccCCGTGTGGCCGGCGGGCGAGCAACTCCGCCGCGCGCAACCGGTCAACGACTCCTCTCCATATGCACGGCCGGCCGGGAGCTTCTCTCCCCGCGCGGTGCTGGATGGCAAGCTCCTTCCCTGCGCATGGCCAGCCGACGACTCTTCTCCCCACGCACGACTCGCTGGGAGCTCCTTCATGTGTGCGAACGTACGGTTGCGATCTCCTCCTCATGTGCACCCCTGCCGGCCAGGTCCTCTCCACGGGCACGAccggccgacgagctcctccttcCATGTGCGGCTGTCTGGCAAGCTCCTCTCCCTCGCGCCGCAAAGCTTGgtaccgtcgccgccgcccggtcTATTGCTGATggaaggtgagagagaggacgaaagagatgagagaggggggagaggtgtGAGAGAAGATGGGATGAGGTAGAGGCCGCTCATAAGTGGGTTCAGCGTATCAATTTGCCACGTCGGACGAAACCGCTTCCCAATCCAATAAATGAGACAATTTTCACCGGTTTTGATATACGAGAGGGAGACGTTATACCCGGTTCTGTGGTCGAGGGATGCGATTCGACAAGGAGCAAAagagagggaggcaaaataaacTTGTTCCAAAAATCTTTGATTCGGCTTCGGCTGGGTGGGCTTAAGCCAAAGCCCGTCAACTTTAGGAggcccaaaaaagaaaaagaaagagaaaacaagGAAGCAGAGTGAGGAGTGAGGACGAGACAAACCCTAAACccgccggcggcgtgcggcggcggcggtaatGGAGGTGGATATGGAAGCGGAGGGTGCGAGCGGCGAGCTCGGCCACAAGAGGGCGGATCTGGAGAAGCccacggaggaggagagagcttctaacggcggcggcgacgccgccaaGACGCCGTCGGAGGATCACCACGACagtgcccgccgccgcgccatggcgaTGGagaatgacgacgacgacgacgagtactACGACGAACCCCTTCCGAATCCCTTGGACGCCTACCGCCAGAGCTGGGCCCGTTCCTACGGCACCAATGGCGCCACCTTCGAGGACGAGAGTATGCCTCTTCTTGAATTCTCTGCTTGAATTGAATTTCTTGGCGACTTGATGCGATTAGTTCCAAAAAAAACTTGATGCGATTAGTTCAACCGTGGAGCAAATTGAttgattttttgtttgttttgtggGGGGAAAAATTGGGCAGCGGATCTCCCTCCTATGCCAAACACAGACATTCCAGTGCTGCCCCCTTCTGCGCAGCCTATGGAAACAATGCAGGTCTTCACGGTGAAGGTGACCCAGATCACCGGCGGCCTCCGGTGGCCGCTCGGCGTCTACGGCGTGGTCGCCGTGCGAGACTCCATGGACCACAAGCGCAACGTCCTCTTCCGCCGCGGCAGGAACGAATGCCAGACCCTAACTTCGCTGCAGGCATGTGCAAATTGTTCCTACCCCATTATCTTATAAAAGTTGCTCGGTATCAAAATTTACGACTTAAACATGTTGCGTTGGAATATATGTCTTAGAAATATAAGTTAATTGTTTGTTTGGAATCACAGTAAAAGATATTCATTTGGATGTTAACGTGATATTCGATTAAAGTTAACATTAACATTCAGGGGTTTGTCCGCCGCTGACTAGTGGTGGTTTACAGGCCGCCAGTTCGACGACAGCTACATAGTTTATCCCCATACATTGTACTTATGTGATTACGATGAATAAGAGTAACACTgacttcggccaacaggagtagggctattaacTATAAGATAAGAGGTCCGAACCTGTacaaaaatccttgtctctatctttttacctcaatctcgcatatatctgGTACTAACGATCcctatactatgcaaataccgtagtcgcgaTATCAAATGTCGATTGATACGGATAATAATTTGGATATGCGATGAGcagtgctattcggatatccgcagaagccatgagacataccctatttctttataactctataaccttcaatatatattttttttgattttaatagtagtttatctcttaacactagtccacacgattaatattatttaaattttaaaaaaaatatttataaattatacggcatttatataaaataagctaattatatatgttcatatttgtttctattagaagttgagttaGTTTtcgtattaaaaaaaacttgtttcCGTATTCATGTCCGATTATATTCGATACTTATTCGTATTTgagataatccgtatttgtttTTTATCCGGTAAAAAAACATGAAATGAATATGGTACGAGCATTATCTGTTCGTATCCGCTCCGCTTtcggccctgtttgattcagcttaggattattataatatagcttattaggagtaagctgaaacaaacaagtatattattatagtagattattataatctataagccagattattataatctgataagctgctctagaggagcttttttcagattattaagtggctaaagacccactacccctaaatacttgagaaaaattacccacctatgCCATCAACCGAACAGATAGCTGAGGACATTATAGACTTTAGCCATTCAAACCCAATAATCCATGTCTTCAATAATCCAGACAAATAAACAACTCACAGCTTATTCCATgccagcttatagtaatctggcttattaatctagattataataatcataagtTGAAACAAAAAGGGCCTTCATCCCTACCTAAGGCTCAATACAGTATCACGTTATGCAGTATTTATCCGCTCCGCTTTCATCCCTACCTAAGGCTCAATACAGTATCACGTTATGCAGTATTTATCCGCTCCGCTTTCATCCCTACCTAAGGCTCAATACAGTATCACGTTATGCAGTATTTTTCTCTCGCTATGCTATTTAATTTCACTTACGTGTGGcttccaatgtttttttttcattattgtGTCACGTCAGCTCCATATCAGTCAAAGCCGTATTCAATCCTGCCTTAGAACTATATTAGCATCCGTTTTGAAATACTCGGTTTTACGATTTAGGATGTAATTTAAACTCATGGGGTGTTTAGAtcaagggtgtaaagttttagcgtgccgtatcagatatacggacacatatttaaagtataaaacatatactaataataataaagcaaATTACAAAATCCGCCGGTAAACTATGAGACGAATTTAtcaagtctaattaatccgtcattagcaaatatttactgtagcaccacattgtcaaatcatgaaataattaggcttaaaaaattcgtctcg
This genomic window from Oryza sativa Japonica Group chromosome 12, ASM3414082v1 contains:
- the LOC9267893 gene encoding uncharacterized protein isoform X2; the encoded protein is MFSTKKTEWRSSAVLHYSLTCGSHRPSNAALREGEEADPRTPHSPSQPANPTFPAAAAVMESGQSGDGASHGHTSTVVETAKEEALAGGYDEEEEDCTPLPNGLICSRQNWETMYGKFGAFEDETDASPMRNTDRPVPPYYLPISMMQFFSVKVIEIMGGLQWPLHVYGIVATRDSQDNKRNFLFRCDREHCQTLASPQDSCLRLTRPSRAIVIVNPVVVEVDLKVKGSRGPPSEDKVLSEHAFVHNHTGHRIKPGFPHRQLESTEDSTMEFVFAHLQSAVEATITVGVVEGSPDFRARFTARTAGIDEDVLLLDFQDGPKVVVDDDGFVVLRRRVVSVEGTGKLILRMEATDHGGDDTAVVKEEIFCARKTSRSQSYFMLGFCKLSIIIAWSLLP
- the LOC9267893 gene encoding uncharacterized protein isoform X1, with the protein product MKELPASRAWGEESSAGHAQGRSLPSSTARGEKLPAGRAYGEESLTGCARRSCSPAGHTGVGRGGSSPTGRVLRRRSRPATRGRGARWPAVHGEIVVGQPCVGGAARLPVTPGERCRRPATRRGRSSPTGAAQGDDFPASRAREEESSAGHRDPPRPWYRLQRPSTWLSTPDLPEKEIRKKRRLRWLTGEGEEADPRTPHSPSQPANPTFPAAAAVMESGQSGDGASHGHTSTVVETAKEEALAGGYDEEEEDCTPLPNGLICSRQNWETMYGKFGAFEDETDASPMRNTDRPVPPYYLPISMMQFFSVKVIEIMGGLQWPLHVYGIVATRDSQDNKRNFLFRCDREHCQTLASPQDSCLRLTRPSRAIVIVNPVVVEVDLKVKGSRGPPSEDKVLSEHAFVHNHTGHRIKPGFPHRQLESTEDSTMEFVFAHLQSAVEATITVGVVEGSPDFRARFTARTAGIDEDVLLLDFQDGPKVVVDDDGFVVLRRRVVSVEGTGKLILRMEATDHGGDDTAVVKEEIFCARKTSRSQSYFMLGFCKLSIIIAWSLLP
- the LOC9267893 gene encoding uncharacterized protein isoform X3 — encoded protein: MESGQSGDGASHGHTSTVVETAKEEALAGGYDEEEEDCTPLPNGLICSRQNWETMYGKFGAFEDETDASPMRNTDRPVPPYYLPISMMQFFSVKVIEIMGGLQWPLHVYGIVATRDSQDNKRNFLFRCDREHCQTLASPQDSCLRLTRPSRAIVIVNPVVVEVDLKVKGSRGPPSEDKVLSEHAFVHNHTGHRIKPGFPHRQLESTEDSTMEFVFAHLQSAVEATITVGVVEGSPDFRARFTARTAGIDEDVLLLDFQDGPKVVVDDDGFVVLRRRVVSVEGTGKLILRMEATDHGGDDTAVVKEEIFCARKTSRSQSYFMLGFCKLSIIIAWSLLP
- the LOC4351633 gene encoding uncharacterized protein, producing MEVDMEAEGASGELGHKRADLEKPTEEERASNGGGDAAKTPSEDHHDSARRRAMAMENDDDDDEYYDEPLPNPLDAYRQSWARSYGTNGATFEDETDLPPMPNTDIPVLPPSAQPMETMQVFTVKVTQITGGLRWPLGVYGVVAVRDSMDHKRNVLFRRGRNECQTLTSLQACANCSYPIIL